One genomic region from Sphingobacterium multivorum encodes:
- a CDS encoding TonB-dependent receptor: protein MIKTSLVGLLLSIVSVEILLASVVHGQLLNREISISFNESTIPKAFERLESQDIHIAFDASKYNLSRKKVSAKIFKNSNVKDVMRYLLQETSLIAHDNGVYITLVEKSVQQNGRISGKVFDDRGQPLANASIRLIGLNKAVQTSVDGSYVIVTEPGMYVLEVSYLSYRTQRIEGVKVESGQRISLNIAMKAQINALETAVVTIPFKKASVAGLYAAQKNAASVTDGISAEQISRTPDNDMGQVLKRVTGLTTVNNRNVIVRGMSDRYNQAMLDGVVIPSTSQNRRDFSFDIIPTEMVSSVVVNKTATPDVSAEFSGGQVSVNTLDIPEKNFTTIQYGIGGNSRTTGKDFYRFGERRSSEFFGFIHASSKRPESVLPWFWNGEARRLDASPGYILDDSKLNEEFLMPGSNVKYNQIDAIAQSKLVNTDGMKLYRYRASPNQNLRIALGRRYGFSNGLLFGFSASANIRNEQNIIPFNNVRGSNIINLYGEKQHMIESDTIGQNGAGTSYRFSSSSGLVANFGLKGQDFKLAFKNMYARTFNNNYSENIRSIFTNLSNPPTKNQYQLPEAMSLQQHQLSGEYQLPWNVKAEGMLAYNRIKQQILDERKLRYGLTTILDDKYIFQSPNLLSLSNWSNHSEIGFDSRMWTEINEHDFNWAMAFSRMFGAGKPVSTLVKIGYQGWQKNRDLSVFRLLPFTRSYMPNDPSKAAPPIEIPYDVLFSAANIGNGVGQAYYYPEPIGGNVYDGTMSSHAGYLMFDQKFWNKLRVVYGIRAEYYNLQNRQDEMFRKQNGDPNEDNNKLLLYKLMIREKNWKLLPSINATYSVSNTFNLRGSYSKTAIRPDFRETGFFGFYDFELDAIVSGDNVESTFIDNVDMRFEWYPSPGEIISLTGFYKYLDKPIELIENEDVSPGSAYVFNNMESAKNMGLEFEIRKSLSFLGAADWLSKAFINANGTLLKSEVNALSQWRHKLVDNVTLAERQKNRAPNQDRPLMGQSPWLLNVGMGYWGDDFGITASYNHRGYRTNTASVNPNRVEYELAPKQLDLQVYKRFLNQQLEVKFNAANLLDEWTRFYQNQSAYSESIGNDGEKIFKLVRGDNRYNRADDDIITYRKKDGRRFNFSVTYSF, encoded by the coding sequence ATGATAAAGACATCGCTGGTCGGATTACTTCTATCGATAGTTTCTGTCGAAATACTCTTGGCCTCTGTCGTACACGGACAGCTGTTGAATCGAGAAATTTCCATTTCCTTTAACGAATCTACTATTCCGAAGGCTTTTGAGCGCCTGGAATCTCAGGATATACATATTGCTTTTGATGCCTCAAAATATAATCTATCGCGTAAAAAAGTTAGTGCCAAGATTTTTAAAAATAGTAATGTCAAAGATGTCATGCGTTATCTTCTCCAGGAGACAAGTTTGATAGCGCATGACAATGGGGTATATATTACGTTGGTTGAAAAAAGCGTACAACAAAACGGACGTATCTCCGGAAAAGTCTTTGATGATCGTGGACAGCCGCTTGCAAACGCAAGTATTAGATTGATTGGTCTCAATAAAGCTGTACAGACGAGTGTAGATGGTAGTTATGTTATTGTCACAGAACCAGGTATGTATGTGTTGGAAGTGAGCTACTTGTCCTACCGCACACAACGTATTGAGGGCGTGAAAGTGGAATCAGGACAGCGTATTTCACTAAATATTGCCATGAAAGCGCAGATAAATGCATTGGAAACTGCAGTTGTTACTATTCCATTCAAAAAAGCATCTGTTGCAGGGCTCTATGCAGCACAAAAAAATGCGGCTTCAGTGACCGATGGAATCTCTGCTGAACAAATCAGCCGCACACCTGATAATGATATGGGCCAGGTGTTAAAACGTGTGACAGGACTAACAACTGTAAACAACAGAAATGTAATTGTGAGGGGCATGTCCGATCGTTATAATCAGGCGATGCTCGATGGTGTTGTGATCCCGAGCACATCGCAGAATAGACGTGATTTTTCCTTTGATATTATTCCGACGGAGATGGTAAGTTCTGTTGTTGTCAATAAAACTGCAACACCGGATGTGTCGGCCGAATTCTCCGGTGGACAGGTTTCGGTGAATACATTAGACATTCCGGAGAAGAATTTTACGACAATACAATATGGAATTGGTGGAAACTCCCGTACGACTGGGAAAGACTTTTATCGTTTCGGGGAGCGTAGATCATCGGAATTTTTTGGATTTATTCACGCATCATCCAAACGACCTGAAAGCGTCCTGCCCTGGTTTTGGAACGGTGAAGCGAGGCGTTTAGATGCCTCCCCGGGGTATATTTTGGATGATTCAAAGTTAAATGAGGAGTTTCTGATGCCCGGTTCGAATGTGAAGTATAATCAGATTGACGCCATAGCACAATCAAAACTTGTTAATACAGATGGGATGAAATTATATCGTTATAGAGCCAGCCCAAATCAAAATTTACGGATTGCATTGGGGCGACGATATGGTTTTTCAAATGGATTATTATTTGGGTTCTCTGCTTCTGCAAATATTCGGAATGAACAGAATATCATCCCTTTCAATAATGTTAGGGGATCTAATATCATCAATTTATACGGAGAAAAGCAGCATATGATTGAGAGTGACACCATCGGTCAAAATGGGGCTGGGACTTCCTATCGTTTTAGTAGTAGCAGTGGACTGGTAGCGAATTTTGGATTGAAGGGGCAGGATTTCAAACTTGCATTTAAAAACATGTATGCCCGTACGTTCAATAATAACTATAGTGAAAACATTCGGTCGATCTTTACAAATTTGAGTAATCCTCCAACTAAAAATCAATATCAATTGCCTGAGGCAATGTCCTTACAACAACATCAGTTAAGCGGTGAGTATCAATTGCCTTGGAATGTAAAGGCTGAGGGTATGTTGGCCTATAACAGAATCAAGCAGCAGATTTTGGATGAGCGTAAATTGCGGTATGGATTGACAACAATATTGGATGATAAATATATCTTTCAGAGTCCCAATTTATTGAGTCTTTCCAATTGGTCCAATCATTCGGAAATAGGATTCGATTCTCGCATGTGGACTGAGATTAATGAACATGATTTTAATTGGGCGATGGCATTTTCGCGTATGTTCGGAGCAGGAAAACCAGTCAGTACATTGGTAAAAATTGGTTATCAAGGCTGGCAGAAAAATCGTGATCTGTCTGTTTTTAGGCTTTTGCCTTTTACCAGGTCTTATATGCCTAACGACCCCTCCAAAGCAGCTCCACCAATAGAAATACCTTACGATGTTTTGTTTTCTGCAGCCAATATTGGGAATGGTGTCGGTCAGGCTTACTATTATCCAGAACCCATTGGGGGAAATGTTTACGATGGAACGATGAGTTCGCATGCGGGATATTTAATGTTCGATCAGAAGTTTTGGAATAAGTTAAGGGTGGTGTATGGGATTCGTGCCGAGTATTATAATTTACAAAATCGGCAGGATGAAATGTTTAGGAAACAGAATGGAGATCCCAATGAGGATAATAATAAACTCCTCTTATATAAACTGATGATCCGCGAAAAAAACTGGAAACTATTACCATCCATAAATGCCACCTACAGTGTTAGTAATACCTTTAATCTACGCGGAAGTTACTCAAAAACAGCGATTCGCCCAGATTTTAGGGAAACAGGCTTCTTTGGGTTTTATGATTTTGAGTTAGATGCGATCGTTTCAGGGGATAATGTAGAGTCAACTTTTATCGACAATGTTGATATGCGCTTTGAATGGTATCCGAGTCCAGGAGAGATTATTTCCTTAACAGGATTTTATAAGTATTTGGATAAACCGATTGAATTAATTGAAAATGAGGATGTCAGTCCTGGAAGTGCTTATGTTTTCAATAATATGGAGTCTGCTAAGAATATGGGGTTAGAATTTGAAATCCGTAAAAGCCTAAGTTTTCTTGGAGCGGCTGATTGGTTGTCTAAAGCTTTTATAAACGCCAATGGAACATTGTTGAAATCCGAAGTAAATGCATTGAGCCAATGGAGGCATAAGCTGGTTGATAATGTAACATTGGCAGAAAGGCAAAAAAATAGGGCGCCGAATCAAGATCGCCCACTAATGGGGCAATCTCCTTGGCTGTTGAATGTGGGGATGGGGTATTGGGGGGATGATTTTGGAATAACAGCAAGTTACAACCATAGGGGGTACCGCACCAACACAGCTTCTGTTAATCCCAATAGAGTGGAGTATGAGCTTGCGCCAAAACAGCTCGATCTTCAAGTCTATAAACGTTTTTTAAACCAACAACTGGAAGTAAAATTCAATGCTGCCAACCTCTTAGATGAATGGACAAGGTTTTATCAGAACCAATCTGCTTACAGTGAATCCATCGGCAACGATGGAGAGAAAATCTTTAAGCTCGTTAGAGGGGATAATAGATATAATAGAGCAGATGACGATATTATAACCTATCGTAAAAAGGATGGGCGGAGATTTAATTTTTCGGTGACTTATAGCTTTTAA
- a CDS encoding S41 family peptidase gives MRKSKIIVLAFFSSFLFSCEKDTPLNEPGSNATINRWALDQMKQYYYWNDKIESTEDYQQRPDLFFKGILYPEDHFSTILQTLNSDTYGNTLTNTFGFDMVQLHNQSGPIQLVTQVIPFSEADLAGLQRGDSLTHINSILMDQMNFQSLLNKSLRLPAIQVKRLDGKIFNLPSSYISQPVVYTSKVISSSPNVGYIFISQFDFGGAYSLLEVIKDFKSKHITELIVDLRYNPGGQVAFASFCALLMADVKENDIFARYRGNKNLKSIEDTFEATLKRQPDGYSFVATEILKQGLQLKRIFILTGPNTASASEMMINGLSPYIQIVQVGARTYGKDMASTTISTPEEIHGTERSWHLIPMVYKIYNNIGQGDYGNGITPQKVTDEFAYLPLVPIGDNKDPLIQEALKIINTKNTRAKRAVLTSEKMSVLSPKYIGSSYQTRPIDVSIQDKSKK, from the coding sequence ATGCGTAAATCAAAAATTATTGTTTTAGCTTTTTTTTCATCGTTTCTATTCTCATGCGAGAAAGATACTCCACTTAACGAGCCAGGGTCAAATGCAACCATTAACCGATGGGCATTAGACCAGATGAAACAGTACTACTACTGGAACGATAAAATTGAATCAACCGAAGATTACCAACAAAGGCCGGATTTGTTTTTCAAAGGCATCCTATATCCTGAAGATCATTTTTCAACCATCTTACAAACCCTAAACAGTGACACCTATGGAAATACGCTAACAAATACTTTTGGCTTCGATATGGTTCAATTACACAATCAGTCGGGACCTATTCAATTAGTGACCCAAGTAATTCCTTTTAGTGAGGCAGACTTGGCAGGACTTCAAAGGGGAGACAGTCTAACCCATATAAATTCGATATTAATGGATCAGATGAACTTCCAATCACTATTAAACAAATCACTACGTTTACCGGCAATCCAAGTAAAACGGCTTGACGGCAAAATATTCAACCTTCCATCGTCCTATATCTCACAGCCAGTTGTCTATACGTCAAAAGTCATCTCATCTTCGCCCAACGTCGGTTATATTTTTATAAGCCAATTTGATTTCGGCGGAGCCTATTCCTTATTAGAAGTAATAAAAGATTTCAAATCAAAACATATAACGGAATTGATTGTCGATCTCCGATATAATCCAGGCGGTCAAGTCGCCTTCGCCTCATTCTGCGCACTATTAATGGCAGATGTTAAAGAAAATGATATTTTTGCCAGATATCGCGGAAACAAAAATCTTAAATCCATTGAAGACACGTTTGAAGCAACGCTAAAGAGACAACCAGACGGCTATTCCTTTGTCGCTACCGAGATACTAAAACAAGGTTTACAACTAAAGAGAATCTTTATCCTGACCGGCCCGAATACGGCTTCCGCATCCGAAATGATGATTAATGGATTAAGTCCATATATCCAAATTGTTCAGGTTGGCGCCAGGACCTATGGTAAAGATATGGCTTCAACAACCATTTCCACCCCCGAAGAGATCCACGGTACTGAGCGCTCCTGGCATTTGATCCCCATGGTCTATAAAATCTACAATAATATTGGGCAAGGAGATTATGGCAATGGAATTACTCCGCAGAAAGTGACGGATGAGTTTGCCTATTTACCTTTGGTTCCAATAGGTGACAATAAAGATCCACTAATACAGGAAGCCTTGAAAATAATCAATACTAAAAACACACGTGCTAAAAGGGCTGTTCTTACGTCTGAAAAAATGAGTGTCTTAAGTCCCAAATATATAGGCAGCAGCTATCAGACAAGACCTATTGATGTAAGCATACAGGATAAGTCAAAAAAATAG
- a CDS encoding OmpA family protein — MKLKLQLALALASAGLFANTAIAQSTKVSSIEGTTPFGPATQYRTWSIGIGAGVTNQTNIAGFNREGYDDLAWNLGYSAYIKKQISPSFGIKASYFGGKTGGAFKDGTQSFEAKTPWSAALSGEFQAANTNWRFFNSFIKPYASIGVGVMNSKTTLTTGSTSQEADGISKIYVPLDMGLKFAVAKGINFELGYQLNWVNQNFDGIRGGQYKNDLFTYIHGGLEFALGSSSKPALNNSNPVATLVNDYTVKYDDLKAQNDALNAKNQALQNQLDGLNSDLKDDDGDGVANKYDKCPGTPSGVQVDGAGCPIVVKNETRVVEKVVVTEADRKVVADAIKNLEFDLGKATIRPTSYATLNKVAELLIEKNFSLKLAGHTDNTGSRELNMRLSKERAESVKAYLVSQGANASRIEATGYGPDQPIASNKTADGRQQNRRVEFTLY, encoded by the coding sequence ATGAAACTAAAATTACAATTAGCACTTGCTTTAGCATCTGCAGGCTTATTTGCCAATACTGCAATTGCTCAAAGTACAAAGGTATCATCTATTGAAGGGACAACCCCATTTGGTCCTGCTACGCAATACAGAACATGGTCTATCGGTATCGGCGCGGGGGTGACAAATCAGACTAACATTGCTGGATTCAATCGTGAAGGATACGACGATCTAGCTTGGAACTTGGGTTACAGTGCCTATATCAAGAAACAAATCTCTCCTTCTTTTGGCATTAAAGCGAGCTACTTTGGTGGTAAAACAGGTGGTGCATTTAAAGATGGTACACAATCTTTTGAAGCGAAAACGCCTTGGTCTGCTGCTTTGTCTGGAGAGTTCCAAGCGGCGAATACCAATTGGAGATTCTTCAACAGTTTTATCAAACCTTATGCGTCAATTGGTGTTGGTGTCATGAATAGCAAAACAACGTTGACGACAGGTTCTACTTCTCAAGAAGCCGATGGTATTTCTAAGATATATGTACCATTGGATATGGGACTTAAATTTGCTGTTGCCAAAGGAATCAACTTTGAGCTTGGATACCAATTAAACTGGGTTAATCAAAACTTCGATGGTATTCGAGGCGGCCAATATAAAAACGATCTATTTACTTACATTCACGGTGGCTTAGAGTTTGCATTGGGCAGCAGCAGCAAACCTGCATTGAACAATTCAAACCCCGTCGCTACTTTAGTGAACGACTACACGGTAAAATATGATGATCTTAAGGCGCAAAATGACGCTTTAAATGCTAAAAACCAAGCGCTACAAAATCAATTGGATGGCCTAAACAGTGACTTGAAAGATGATGATGGCGATGGTGTAGCTAATAAGTATGATAAATGTCCAGGCACACCTTCAGGTGTACAGGTAGACGGCGCAGGTTGTCCAATCGTTGTGAAAAACGAAACTAGAGTGGTTGAAAAGGTTGTTGTGACGGAGGCTGACCGAAAAGTCGTTGCAGATGCCATTAAGAACTTAGAATTCGATTTAGGAAAAGCGACAATACGTCCTACGTCATACGCGACATTGAATAAAGTAGCCGAACTGTTAATCGAGAAAAATTTCAGCTTAAAACTAGCTGGTCACACCGATAATACAGGTTCTCGTGAATTGAACATGCGTTTATCAAAAGAACGTGCTGAATCAGTAAAAGCATACCTTGTATCACAGGGTGCTAATGCATCACGTATTGAAGCTACAGGATATGGTCCTGACCAACCTATCGCATCAAATAAAACTGCGGATGGTCGTCAACAAAACCGCCGCGTAGAGTTTACGCTTTACTAA
- a CDS encoding OmpA family protein — protein sequence MKISLKKSGLLVAAGILSTASFAQSTKEASIEGTTPLGSATQYRTWSIGVGAGVTSLQNIAKFNNGGYDKLDWNLGYSAYIKKQISPSFGLKATYFGGKTAGYDNSDKQTGFETKTPWSVALSGEFLAANTNWRFFNSFIKPYASIGVGVMNAETAAIAGGNRGEYGDSYSKIFVPADFGLKFAVAKGINFELGYQLNWANQRFDNRYNTNPPQQYKNDLFTYAHAGLEFALGSSSKPALNNSNPVATLVNDYTVKYDDLKAQNDALNAKNQALQGQLDGLNNDLKDDDGDGVANKYDKCPGTPSGVQVDGSGCPIVVKNETKVVEKVVVTEADRKVVADAIKNLEFDLGKATIRSTSYATLNKVAALLIEKNFSLKLAGHTDNTGSRELNMRLSKERAESVKAYLVSQGANASRIEATGYGPDQPIASNKNAAGRQQNRRVEFTLY from the coding sequence ATGAAAATTAGCCTTAAAAAATCAGGATTACTTGTTGCGGCAGGAATTCTATCCACCGCATCCTTTGCACAAAGCACAAAAGAAGCATCAATCGAAGGCACAACTCCGTTAGGCTCGGCAACACAATATAGAACTTGGTCTATCGGTGTAGGAGCCGGTGTTACCAGCTTGCAGAATATCGCCAAATTTAACAATGGTGGCTATGATAAACTGGATTGGAATTTAGGATATAGTGCTTATATCAAGAAACAAATCTCACCATCTTTCGGACTGAAAGCAACTTATTTCGGAGGAAAGACAGCTGGATATGATAATAGTGACAAGCAAACTGGCTTTGAAACCAAAACACCATGGTCTGTTGCGCTATCGGGTGAGTTCTTGGCAGCTAATACCAACTGGAGATTTTTCAATAGTTTTATCAAACCTTATGCATCGATTGGTGTCGGGGTCATGAATGCTGAAACTGCTGCAATTGCAGGTGGAAACAGAGGCGAATATGGGGATTCCTATTCTAAGATCTTTGTACCCGCAGATTTCGGTTTGAAATTCGCTGTCGCAAAAGGGATCAACTTTGAGTTAGGATACCAATTGAATTGGGCGAATCAACGATTTGACAATCGTTATAATACGAACCCACCCCAACAATACAAAAATGACCTATTCACCTATGCACATGCCGGGCTAGAATTTGCATTGGGCAGCAGCAGCAAGCCTGCATTGAATAATTCAAATCCTGTAGCAACCCTCGTGAATGATTACACGGTTAAATACGATGATTTGAAAGCTCAAAACGATGCATTGAATGCTAAAAATCAAGCTTTGCAAGGTCAACTAGATGGCTTAAACAATGATCTAAAAGATGATGACGGCGACGGTGTTGCCAACAAATATGACAAATGTCCGGGCACGCCTTCAGGTGTTCAGGTTGACGGATCGGGTTGTCCAATTGTTGTGAAAAACGAAACTAAAGTCGTGGAGAAAGTCGTGGTTACTGAGGCAGACAGAAAAGTTGTTGCTGATGCCATTAAAAACCTGGAATTCGATTTGGGCAAAGCAACGATTCGCTCCACTTCGTATGCCACATTGAATAAAGTTGCTGCATTATTAATCGAAAAGAATTTCAGTTTAAAACTCGCAGGTCACACTGATAATACAGGTTCACGTGAATTAAATATGCGCTTATCAAAAGAGCGTGCAGAATCTGTAAAAGCATATTTAGTATCTCAAGGTGCCAATGCGTCGCGTATCGAAGCGACTGGATATGGTCCGGACCAACCAATTGCATCCAATAAAAATGCAGCGGGTCGTCAACAAAACCGCCGCGTTGAGTTCACACTTTATTAA
- a CDS encoding universal stress protein — translation MSKLLIPVDYSENARIAAFYAAQIAATTHDEITLFHSFTSHINKFANAKHLVDPTEGEARHQMEKLVAELLQEYPSLKISTLFANGILAETLEKQEIKENYQTVVMGTKGVTGLESVLIGSNTYDVIKESKIPVLAIPKNAIKFKNDNIALLTNFKPGELEVLKQAIPLYGKNFHLQLIHINKNKLEINTLGDKLENWIEEIIAETGIEDISYIIKSPSYFAGSRENIANGIHTIIRDEDVDVILITKSRKTFFQNIFTENIVKHLAFEIEVPNFFGRVE, via the coding sequence ATGTCTAAACTATTAATACCCGTAGATTATTCCGAAAACGCACGAATTGCCGCGTTTTATGCAGCTCAAATCGCAGCGACAACACATGATGAGATTACACTCTTTCATTCGTTCACTTCACATATCAACAAATTTGCAAATGCGAAGCATTTAGTGGACCCCACCGAGGGAGAAGCCCGCCATCAGATGGAAAAACTTGTAGCCGAACTTCTACAGGAATATCCTTCGCTTAAAATTTCTACCCTATTTGCCAATGGTATTTTGGCCGAAACATTGGAAAAACAAGAGATAAAAGAGAACTATCAAACCGTGGTTATGGGTACAAAAGGAGTTACCGGACTCGAATCTGTTTTGATCGGAAGCAATACTTATGATGTCATTAAAGAGTCGAAGATCCCCGTTTTAGCCATCCCGAAAAATGCGATAAAATTCAAAAATGACAACATTGCTTTATTGACAAATTTCAAACCCGGAGAACTTGAAGTCCTCAAACAAGCGATACCATTGTACGGAAAAAACTTTCATTTGCAGCTTATTCACATCAATAAAAACAAACTGGAAATCAACACATTAGGAGATAAACTTGAAAATTGGATTGAAGAGATCATTGCTGAAACCGGTATCGAGGACATTTCCTATATCATCAAATCGCCAAGTTATTTTGCAGGTTCCCGAGAGAATATTGCAAACGGTATTCATACCATTATCCGGGATGAAGATGTTGATGTTATTTTGATTACAAAAAGTAGGAAAACTTTTTTCCAAAACATTTTTACAGAAAATATTGTTAAGCATCTGGCTTTTGAAATTGAGGTGCCAAACTTTTTTGGACGTGTAGAGTAA
- a CDS encoding universal stress protein, with the protein MKKNILLPVDFSAHSNNAVNYAVDLALEKGYSLHLYHNYTSASAVFEEENGRNEANSSTFKADILIKNLAESIKLKHPSVELTTQCERGMITETLPELATPNRFDFVIMGTKGITNDDSQLIGSTTYVISKKAKIPVLAIPTEASFTPIDKVGLLSNFKEEEVQTVQDFVNIIGKDFELKLMHVHYDHSSENRIEDKLEVWKYKIKKYIGVTNIAIEVDSIQGDIEDLDTVPEVINEMIHEEKIKILLVTRSRKSFFERVFTRSVAKALFSHPLVPIFFTKA; encoded by the coding sequence ATGAAAAAAAACATTCTACTACCGGTAGATTTTTCGGCTCATTCTAATAATGCTGTAAATTACGCAGTGGATCTTGCTCTCGAAAAAGGATATTCACTCCATCTTTACCACAATTATACTTCAGCTTCTGCAGTATTTGAAGAGGAAAATGGCCGTAATGAGGCTAATTCTTCAACATTCAAAGCTGATATCCTGATCAAAAATCTGGCAGAATCAATAAAATTAAAGCATCCTTCGGTTGAACTAACAACGCAATGTGAGCGCGGTATGATTACAGAAACGCTGCCGGAACTCGCCACTCCTAATCGGTTTGATTTTGTCATCATGGGTACTAAGGGCATCACCAATGACGATAGCCAGCTAATCGGCAGCACAACCTATGTCATCAGCAAAAAAGCCAAGATACCTGTCTTGGCCATTCCAACTGAAGCTTCCTTTACACCTATTGACAAAGTTGGTTTACTGTCTAATTTTAAAGAAGAAGAGGTACAGACCGTACAGGATTTTGTTAACATTATCGGCAAAGACTTTGAATTAAAATTGATGCATGTTCACTACGATCATTCATCAGAAAACAGAATCGAAGACAAGCTTGAAGTATGGAAATATAAGATCAAAAAATATATCGGTGTGACCAACATTGCTATCGAGGTCGATTCAATACAGGGTGATATTGAAGACCTCGATACAGTTCCGGAAGTCATTAATGAGATGATCCATGAGGAAAAGATCAAAATATTATTGGTGACACGATCGAGAAAATCGTTCTTTGAACGTGTCTTTACGCGTTCAGTTGCAAAAGCACTATTTAGTCATCCCTTAGTTCCAATATTTTTCACTAAAGCATAA